From bacterium, the proteins below share one genomic window:
- a CDS encoding type II toxin-antitoxin system RelE/ParE family toxin codes for MKSLIKNYEDRIYLKSFLRDIEKLKDKKIAKKVKKIILECEKSPSPNEIKNLKKLKIGKNFYSIRIGNYRIGIVLEKNKLIFVRCLHRKEIYRYFPF; via the coding sequence TTGAAGTCCTTAATAAAAAATTATGAAGATAGAATTTACCTCAAAAGTTTCCTCCGTGATATAGAAAAATTAAAAGATAAAAAGATTGCAAAAAAGGTAAAAAAAATAATTTTAGAATGTGAAAAAAGTCCCTCTCCAAATGAAATAAAAAATCTGAAGAAATTAAAGATAGGTAAAAATTTTTATTCAATTAGAATTGGTAATTACAGAATTGGGATTGTTTTGGAGAAAAATAAATTAATTTTTGTAAGATGTCTCCATAGGAAAGAAATTTACAGGTATTTTCCCTTTTAA